In Triticum urartu cultivar G1812 unplaced genomic scaffold, Tu2.1 TuUngrouped_contig_6742, whole genome shotgun sequence, one DNA window encodes the following:
- the LOC125531036 gene encoding uncharacterized protein LOC125531036 produces MEEQQRPGIVDDAESRVEEQPRTKRTRKNKVTRARADRSEFFLVPKPYPRLHPALLWIVLRDETYLTFPHGKIHHLDLDYDDIEFRVSAGSMLFLVFCDRSCCLMNPSTGGATPQQISLDKDDMDQCYHSFDRISKVVVSDKIVALIARDKVKIFARGPPQGFGTCSPKVWEPPGETHVVDIAIFEEKLYVLAAEYGNGCLEPLELHALDTSDEQAAVSSVQCVSAAPRDRVESDSTAGCQLGIFFYLVASGHQLLLVERQVDVDHWDPFYVRAIRTRFEVSEAVGLSGSGPGHWSKVDTLMGRALFVSRGCSESLPAQPGAREDCVYAMTEQNLPLPREQKRVPEVTCSTVSCTT; encoded by the exons ATGGAGGAGCAACAGCGTCCAGGGATCGTCGACGACGCCGAGTCCCGCGTGGAGGAGCAACCGCGAACAAAGAGGACGCGGAAGAACAAG GTGACACGGGCACGCGCTGATCGTTCCGAATTCTTCCTCGTGCCAAAACCATATCCCCGGCTCCACCCAGCGCTCCTCTGGATCGTCCTCCGTGACGAGACATACCTCACCTTCCCCCACGGCAAAATCCACCACTTGGATCTTGACTATGATGACATTGAATTCCGTGTCTCCGCGGGCAGCATGCTCTTCCTGGTGTTCTGCGACCGCAGCTGCTGCTTAATGAACCCCTCCACCGGGGGGGCTACCCCTCAACAGATCAGCCTGGACAAAGACGACATGGACCAATGTTACCACAGCTTTGACAGGATAAGCAAGGTGGTGGTGTCTGATAAGATTGTCGCTCTCATTGCCAGGGACAAGGTCAAAATCTTTGCTCGCGGGCCGCCACAGGGTTTCGGAACATGCTCGCCCAAGGTGTGGGAGCCCCCTGGTGAAACCCATGTCGTTGACATTGCAATCTTCGAAGAGAAGCTTTACGTCCTCGCTGCAGAATATGGTAATGGCTGTCTTGAACCACTGGAGCTGCATGCCTTGGATACCAGCGACGAGCAGGCCGCTGTCAGCTCCGTCCAATGCGTAAGCGCCGCACCAAGAGATCGCGTGGAATCTGACTCGACTGCCGGCTGCCAACTGGGCATCTTCTTCTACCTGGTGGCATCCGGCCATCAGCTGCTGCTGGTGGAACGGCAGGTCGACGTGGATCACTGGGACCCCTTTTACGTGAGGGCGATACGGACCCGGTTCGAGGTCTCGGAGGCGGTGGGCCTGAGCGGCAGCGGCCCTGGGCACTGGAGCAAGGTGGATACACTGATGGGGCGTGCTCTGTTTGTCAGCCGAGGCTGCTCCGAGTCACTCCCTGCCCAGCCTGGAGCTCGAGAAGACTGCGTCTACGCTATGACCGAACAGAATCTGCCTCTTCCGAGAGAGCAGAAGAGGGTCCCTGAGGTGACCTGTTCGACTGTGTCATGTACAACGTGA